One Triticum dicoccoides isolate Atlit2015 ecotype Zavitan chromosome 4B, WEW_v2.0, whole genome shotgun sequence genomic window carries:
- the LOC119295931 gene encoding probable protein phosphatase 2C 12 isoform X3, translating to MEVHNEVDGSGVPLAVLLKRELCNQKVEKPDILFGEASKSKKGEDFTLLVANCHRTPGEGPGDNAGGDDTISMFVIVDGHNGPAAAVYTRENLPNNVLAAIPPNLTSEEWTAALPRALVAGFVKTDKDFQTKAARSGTTVTFVIIDGWVVTVASVGDSRCILESAEGSVYFLSADHRLDVNEEEVERVTASGGEVGRINIAGGAGIGPLRCWPGGLCLSRSIGDTDVGEYIVPVPHVKQVKLSNAGGRLVIASDGVWDALHFQEALNYTRGLPAEAAVNRIVKEAVSSKGLRDDTTCIVVDILPPEKLSPPLKRHGKGGIKALFRWRPSDELSEEQTDNGCFEPDVVEELYEEGSAMLAQRCR from the exons ATGGAGGTGCACAACGAGGTAGATGGATCAGGTGTACCCCTGGCCGTGCTCCTCAAGCGAGAGCTGTGCAACCAGAAGGTGGAGAAGCCGGATATCCTGTTTGGGGAGGCGagcaagagcaagaaaggggaggACTTCACGCTTCTCGTGGCCAATTGCCACCGCACTCCAGGCGAGGGCCCCGGTGACAATGCAGGCGGCGATGACACCATCTCGATGTTTGTG ATTGTTGATGGCCACAACGGACCTGCGGCTGCAGTATACACTAGGGAGAATCTCCCAAACAATGTGTTAGCTGCTATTCCTCCAAATCTTACAAGTGAGGAGTGGACAGCGGCATTGCCAAGGGCACTAGTTGCAGGTTTTGTTAAAACAGATAAAGACTTCCAAACAAAAG CTGCACGTTCAGGAACCACGGTAACTTTTGTTATAATAGATGGATGGGTTGTCACTGTAGCATCAGTTGGTGATTCGCGTTGTATTCTAGAATCTGCTGAAGGTTCAGTTTACTTCTTGTCTGCTGATCACCGCCTGGATGTCAATGAGGAGGA GGTGGAGCGTGTAACAGCAAGTGGTGGTGAGGTTGGGAGAATAAATATTGCTGGAGGTGCTGGG ATCGGTCCACTAAGATGTTGGCCAGGCGGATTGTGTTTGTCAAGGTCAATTGGTGATACCGACGTTGGAGAATACATAGTTCCTGTCCCCCATGTGAAGCAAGTAAAG CTATCCAATGCCGGAGGGCGGCTTGTCATTGCTAGTGATGGTGTGTGGGATGCACTGCACTTTCAAGAAGCCCTGAACTACACCAGGGGGCTACCAGCTGAAGCTGCTGTGAATCGAATTGTTAAA GAAGCTGTGAGCTCAAAAGGACTACGAGATGATACTACCTGCATAGTAGTCGACATATTACCTCCAGAAAAGCTAAGCCCTCCATTGAAGAGGCATGGGAAAGGAGGCATCAAAGCATTATTCCGATGGAGGCCCTCAGACGAATTATCTGAAGAACAGACAGACAATGGGTGTTTTGAACCTGATGTTGTAGAGGAACTATACGAAGAGGGGTCCGCAATGCTTGCTCAAAG ATGTAGGTGA
- the LOC119295931 gene encoding probable protein phosphatase 2C 12 isoform X2 — MEVHNEVDGSGVPLAVLLKRELCNQKVEKPDILFGEASKSKKGEDFTLLVANCHRTPGEGPGDNAGGDDTISMFVIVDGHNGPAAAVYTRENLPNNVLAAIPPNLTSEEWTAALPRALVAGFVKTDKDFQTKGTTVTFVIIDGWVVTVASVGDSRCILESAEGSVYFLSADHRLDVNEEEVERVTASGGEVGRINIAGGAGIGPLRCWPGGLCLSRSIGDTDVGEYIVPVPHVKQVKLSNAGGRLVIASDGVWDALHFQEALNYTRGLPAEAAVNRIVKEAVSSKGLRDDTTCIVVDILPPEKLSPPLKRHGKGGIKALFRWRPSDELSEEQTDNGCFEPDVVEELYEEGSAMLAQRLNVNYPAGNMFKLHDCAVCQLEMKPGEGVSVHGNMPKHHSRVDPWGGPFLCSSCQVKKVAMEGRLHL; from the exons ATGGAGGTGCACAACGAGGTAGATGGATCAGGTGTACCCCTGGCCGTGCTCCTCAAGCGAGAGCTGTGCAACCAGAAGGTGGAGAAGCCGGATATCCTGTTTGGGGAGGCGagcaagagcaagaaaggggaggACTTCACGCTTCTCGTGGCCAATTGCCACCGCACTCCAGGCGAGGGCCCCGGTGACAATGCAGGCGGCGATGACACCATCTCGATGTTTGTG ATTGTTGATGGCCACAACGGACCTGCGGCTGCAGTATACACTAGGGAGAATCTCCCAAACAATGTGTTAGCTGCTATTCCTCCAAATCTTACAAGTGAGGAGTGGACAGCGGCATTGCCAAGGGCACTAGTTGCAGGTTTTGTTAAAACAGATAAAGACTTCCAAACAAAAG GAACCACGGTAACTTTTGTTATAATAGATGGATGGGTTGTCACTGTAGCATCAGTTGGTGATTCGCGTTGTATTCTAGAATCTGCTGAAGGTTCAGTTTACTTCTTGTCTGCTGATCACCGCCTGGATGTCAATGAGGAGGA GGTGGAGCGTGTAACAGCAAGTGGTGGTGAGGTTGGGAGAATAAATATTGCTGGAGGTGCTGGG ATCGGTCCACTAAGATGTTGGCCAGGCGGATTGTGTTTGTCAAGGTCAATTGGTGATACCGACGTTGGAGAATACATAGTTCCTGTCCCCCATGTGAAGCAAGTAAAG CTATCCAATGCCGGAGGGCGGCTTGTCATTGCTAGTGATGGTGTGTGGGATGCACTGCACTTTCAAGAAGCCCTGAACTACACCAGGGGGCTACCAGCTGAAGCTGCTGTGAATCGAATTGTTAAA GAAGCTGTGAGCTCAAAAGGACTACGAGATGATACTACCTGCATAGTAGTCGACATATTACCTCCAGAAAAGCTAAGCCCTCCATTGAAGAGGCATGGGAAAGGAGGCATCAAAGCATTATTCCGATGGAGGCCCTCAGACGAATTATCTGAAGAACAGACAGACAATGGGTGTTTTGAACCTGATGTTGTAGAGGAACTATACGAAGAGGGGTCCGCAATGCTTGCTCAAAG GTTGAATGTAAACTATCCAGCCGGAAATATGTTCAAGCTGCATGATTGTGCAGTCTGCCAATTGGAGATGAAACCTGGTGAGGGTGTCTCTGTTCATGGCAACATGCCGAAGCATCATTCACGGGTTGACCCCTGGGGCGGTCCTTTTCTCTGTTCATCCTGCCAAGTGAAAAAGGTGGCAATGGAAGGGAGGCTGCATTTGTGA
- the LOC119295931 gene encoding probable protein phosphatase 2C 12 isoform X1 — protein MEVHNEVDGSGVPLAVLLKRELCNQKVEKPDILFGEASKSKKGEDFTLLVANCHRTPGEGPGDNAGGDDTISMFVIVDGHNGPAAAVYTRENLPNNVLAAIPPNLTSEEWTAALPRALVAGFVKTDKDFQTKAARSGTTVTFVIIDGWVVTVASVGDSRCILESAEGSVYFLSADHRLDVNEEEVERVTASGGEVGRINIAGGAGIGPLRCWPGGLCLSRSIGDTDVGEYIVPVPHVKQVKLSNAGGRLVIASDGVWDALHFQEALNYTRGLPAEAAVNRIVKEAVSSKGLRDDTTCIVVDILPPEKLSPPLKRHGKGGIKALFRWRPSDELSEEQTDNGCFEPDVVEELYEEGSAMLAQRLNVNYPAGNMFKLHDCAVCQLEMKPGEGVSVHGNMPKHHSRVDPWGGPFLCSSCQVKKVAMEGRLHL, from the exons ATGGAGGTGCACAACGAGGTAGATGGATCAGGTGTACCCCTGGCCGTGCTCCTCAAGCGAGAGCTGTGCAACCAGAAGGTGGAGAAGCCGGATATCCTGTTTGGGGAGGCGagcaagagcaagaaaggggaggACTTCACGCTTCTCGTGGCCAATTGCCACCGCACTCCAGGCGAGGGCCCCGGTGACAATGCAGGCGGCGATGACACCATCTCGATGTTTGTG ATTGTTGATGGCCACAACGGACCTGCGGCTGCAGTATACACTAGGGAGAATCTCCCAAACAATGTGTTAGCTGCTATTCCTCCAAATCTTACAAGTGAGGAGTGGACAGCGGCATTGCCAAGGGCACTAGTTGCAGGTTTTGTTAAAACAGATAAAGACTTCCAAACAAAAG CTGCACGTTCAGGAACCACGGTAACTTTTGTTATAATAGATGGATGGGTTGTCACTGTAGCATCAGTTGGTGATTCGCGTTGTATTCTAGAATCTGCTGAAGGTTCAGTTTACTTCTTGTCTGCTGATCACCGCCTGGATGTCAATGAGGAGGA GGTGGAGCGTGTAACAGCAAGTGGTGGTGAGGTTGGGAGAATAAATATTGCTGGAGGTGCTGGG ATCGGTCCACTAAGATGTTGGCCAGGCGGATTGTGTTTGTCAAGGTCAATTGGTGATACCGACGTTGGAGAATACATAGTTCCTGTCCCCCATGTGAAGCAAGTAAAG CTATCCAATGCCGGAGGGCGGCTTGTCATTGCTAGTGATGGTGTGTGGGATGCACTGCACTTTCAAGAAGCCCTGAACTACACCAGGGGGCTACCAGCTGAAGCTGCTGTGAATCGAATTGTTAAA GAAGCTGTGAGCTCAAAAGGACTACGAGATGATACTACCTGCATAGTAGTCGACATATTACCTCCAGAAAAGCTAAGCCCTCCATTGAAGAGGCATGGGAAAGGAGGCATCAAAGCATTATTCCGATGGAGGCCCTCAGACGAATTATCTGAAGAACAGACAGACAATGGGTGTTTTGAACCTGATGTTGTAGAGGAACTATACGAAGAGGGGTCCGCAATGCTTGCTCAAAG GTTGAATGTAAACTATCCAGCCGGAAATATGTTCAAGCTGCATGATTGTGCAGTCTGCCAATTGGAGATGAAACCTGGTGAGGGTGTCTCTGTTCATGGCAACATGCCGAAGCATCATTCACGGGTTGACCCCTGGGGCGGTCCTTTTCTCTGTTCATCCTGCCAAGTGAAAAAGGTGGCAATGGAAGGGAGGCTGCATTTGTGA